The following nucleotide sequence is from Opitutia bacterium.
CGCGCCGCCTCGTCTTCACGTGGGCCACGCGCGACACCCTGCCGGCCACCAGCAAAGTCACCGTCCTGATCGAACCCTTGGGCGAAACCGCCTGCCACCTCACGCTCCACCATGAAATGGCGCCCGAGTGGGCCGCCTTCGCCGATCGCGCCGCCGCCTCCTGGCAGAAAATGGCCGACGCGCTCGAACGCGCCCTGAGTTCCTAGCCGGAAACTCCCACGCGCTTCTTCCTCCTTTCCGACGTGCCGCCGCACGCCGCCGCCACCGCTTTGTCCGATTTTTCCCATGAAAACCCAAACCACGCCTGCTCCCCGCATCGCCTCACCCGCCGAGTGGCTCGCCGCCCGGCTCGAACTGCTCCGTGCTGAAAAAGAACTCACCCGCCAGCGCGACGCGCTCGCCGCGCGCCGTCGCTCGCTCCCGTGGGTGCGCGTGGCGCAGCCCTACACCTTCGCCACGCCCGACGGCCCCGCGACACTCGCCGATCTGTTCGGCTCGCGCCGTCAGCTGATCGTCTATCACTTCATGTTCGGCCCCGGCTGGGGCGAGGGCTGCAAGAGCTGCTCGTTCGTCTCCGATCACTTCGACGCCATGCTGCCTCACCTCGCCGCGCGAGACATCGCTCTCGCCGCCGTCTCGCACGCGCCACTCGCGGAACTCCTGCCGTTCAAGCAGCGGATGGGCTGGCTCTTTCCGTGGGTGTCGTCGCACGGCGGCACCTTCAACGCCGACTTCCGCGTCTCCTTCACGCCCGAAGAACTCGCTTCCGGGCGCATCCGCTACAACTACGCCGAGCTGCCGGAGTTTCCCTTCGAGGAGGCGCCGGGACTCAGCGTCTTCGTGCGGGACGACGCGGGCGGAGTTTTCCACTCTTACTCCACCTACGGACGCGGGCTCGATCAGTTGATGAACACCTACAACTTTATCGATCTCACGCCGAAGGGACGCGACGAGGGCGCACTTGAATTTCCGATGGCATGGGTGCGCTACCACGACGCCTATGAATCCACCGCGGTCACGGCCTGAACGCGGCTGGCGCGAGCGCGTCCGGCGGGCCGCACCGCTCGCGCTCTTCGCGCTCGCCCCGAAAGGAGTGTGCTGCCTCGCCGCCTACGCGGCGGGCGGCGCGCTCTTCGGGCGCGAGCTTTGCGGAGCGAGCGAGCCGACGGGAGCCGTCGCACTTGCGCCGTGGCTCGGCGGGATCGCCGGCAGCGCTGCGTGGGGGTTGTGGCGGGCCCGCGCCGCCTTGACGTTCTCGGGCGTTGCGCCACCTACGCGCGCGCCGCAAGGTCGCACCATGCCCGCCGCGCCCCGCTCCGCCAACCCGCTCACTACGCCGCTCGCCCGCGCGATCCTCTGGTCCGGCCTCGCCGCCGGCGCCCTCGATCTCGCCTATGTGTGCACACTGGTGACGCTCCGCCACGGCAACGTCGTCGCGATGCTCCAAGGCATCGCCGCCGCGCTCTTCGGTCCCGCCGCGCGCAATCCGGTCGACTGGGGCTACGCCATCGTCGGCGTGCTGCTGCACTTTGCCGTCGCGTTCACGGTCGCCGCGCTTTTCTGCGTCGCCGCCAAATTCCGCCCGTATCTCGTGCGCCAGCCGGGCATCGTCGGTCCGCTCTACGGCGTTGCAGTGTGGCTCGTGATGCAACTCGTCGTCCTGCCGATGACCCGCACGCCGCCGAAGGCCTTCCCGCCGGCCAATTGGGAGCCCGTTTTCCTCGCGCACCTGCTGTGCGTCGGCCTGCCGATCGCGCTGATCGCCGCCAAATTCCTCGCCGTGCCCGCCGCTCAGCCGCCCGCGGAATCCGGCGCCGCCTGAAGGTTCGGGCGCCGCTCGTCGAGCCGCGCCAGCAATTCCGGGAACGCCTCGCGGATCGGCGACGTCGCCAGATACGCAGCGGCCTTTTCCTTGAAACCCCGCGCCCGCAGCGTCGCGTAGACATGCAGCTCGAACTGCGCGCGCAGCGCCGCGTGCGCCTCGCCCAAGCCCAGCGCCTCCATGAGAAACAGCAGCGCCTCGATCGTGGAGAACCGTCCCTCGCCTGACTGCGTGCGCAACCAGTAGCGGCTCTCCCCCTGCATCGGCAGCCGCACACGGCGGCCCCACGCGCCGACTTGCTGGGCCATCGCCGTCGCCTGCGTCCACGTGCCGTCGAGCAACAAGACCTGCAACCGCGCCACGTCGGGCGCGGCGGGCAACTCCTCGCCTTGCGGGTGGAGGATCCACAGCTCGCGGCCCGGTTGCGCGACGTCCTCCCGGCGCAGCGGCGCCTGCTTGCGGAACAGATGCTGCCCCGACGCGGGCATCACGCGCTTGATCAAATGCCCGGTGCTGCTCGGCCGGTAGCTCTCCATGAAATGCAGCAGCACATCCACGCGCAGCGGCGACTCCACGAGCCGCTCGCCCGCGCAAATGCACCAGCGCGGCGGCAACTGGCAGTGCGCGCAGCGCGGAGTTTCGCGGAGGACGACGGAACGGGACATCGCTGCAGCCCGCCGCAAACGCCGCGCCCGGTCAATCTTCCGATATCACACCGAGCGGCGCATCGGAGAACTCCCCCTTTTGGCCCCGGGGAACGCACGCCGGCGCCGGGCCGTGGTCGGAACCCGCACACCCGACCACGCCAAGTGGCGCTACGGCCGGGCCACGTCCACCCGCCCTGTCCATCCCATGAAGATCCTTGCTCCCCTCCTCCTCGTCGCCGCGCTCGCATTCACCGCGTGTGGCCGCAACTCCGCCTCCACCGATTCCGACGCGCGCAACGCCGACTCCTCGGCCACTCAATCCACCGCCGACACGTGGACCGAATTGCGCACGTATGCCTACGAGAAACGCGGCGACTTCAACTCCCGCCTCAGCGCCATCACCGCCCGACTCGACGCCGAACTCAGCCAACTCGAAGCCGACGCCTCCGCCGCCAAGGCCTCGCAATCGCGCAAGGACGCACTCGCCGCCGTGAAAAGCGACAAGGCCGCCTTCGACGAGAAGACCGCCGCGCTCGCTCGCGCCTCGCAAGACACCTGGAACCAAGCGCGAGACGAAGCGGCCGCCGCGTGGGACAAACTGCAAGCCACGCTCGCCAAGGCGCGCGCCGAACACTGATCCGTCCGTCGATTCTCCCCGCTCAATTCCCCGGAGTCGGACGCGCTCGCCGTCCGACTCCTATTTTTGCGGGGCGGAAAACCCACAGGTGCGCTGAGCAAAATTTCGCACCCTTTTCGCAGAACCAAACCGTGCAATTTCACGTCTTACATCTACGATGACAACGAGCCTCGTGACCTCCACGCCCCCCGCTCCCTCCCAACCCACGCCAGGTCGTCCGCTGCGTATCCTCTACGCGGACGACATGAAGGAGCTGCGCGAGCTCATCACGATCGTGCTCGGCCGCGACGGGCACACGGTCGAGGCGTTCCCCAACGGCACCCTCGCCCTCGAGAAGCTGAACAGCGCCGCGCCGGACCACTACGACCTCATCATCACGGACCATCACATGCCCGAGATGAACGGCCTCGAACTCGTCCGCCACCTGCGCGAGCGCACCTATCCGGGCAAGGTCATGGTCTTCAGCTCCGAGATCAGCCCGCTCGTGCAGGAAAAATACCGCCAGCTCGCCGTCGATCGCATCCTGCCGAAACCGATTTTCCCGGCCCAGCTGCGCACCTCGCTCCGCGATCTCTTCGCGGCCCCCGCGACGCCGTCGGCTTGAGCGGCCGCCGCCTCGTCGGCCCGGTCGCGACGTTGGTCGAACGGCACTTGCCGTTGCGCCCGCTCCGGCGCAAGTTCCGCGGCATGTTCCGACCCACCCTTGCCCCTATGGCGCTCGCCTTGGGTGTCGCGCTGTCCGCGACCGCCGCCGAGCCCGCCCCCGCCGCTATGAACGATAATCCGCTGCTGACCGAGAGTCCGCTGCCGCTGCATTACCCGCAGTTCGACAAGATCAAGAACGAGCACTACCTGCCCGCCATCGAGCTGGGCATGGCCGAGAACCTCAAGGAGATCGAGGCCATCGCCAACAACTCCGCCGCGCCGACCTTCGAGAACACCATCGTCGCCATGGAAAAATCCGGCGAGCTGCTCGGCCGCGCCAGCACGGTCTTCTTCGCGCTCAACGGCAGCAACACCAACCCCGAGATGCAGAAGGTCGCGCGCACCCTCGCGCCCAAGCTCGCCGCGCACGGCGACGCTATCCGTCTCAACCCGA
It contains:
- a CDS encoding DUF899 domain-containing protein gives rise to the protein MKTQTTPAPRIASPAEWLAARLELLRAEKELTRQRDALAARRRSLPWVRVAQPYTFATPDGPATLADLFGSRRQLIVYHFMFGPGWGEGCKSCSFVSDHFDAMLPHLAARDIALAAVSHAPLAELLPFKQRMGWLFPWVSSHGGTFNADFRVSFTPEELASGRIRYNYAELPEFPFEEAPGLSVFVRDDAGGVFHSYSTYGRGLDQLMNTYNFIDLTPKGRDEGALEFPMAWVRYHDAYESTAVTA
- a CDS encoding DTW domain-containing protein, yielding MSRSVVLRETPRCAHCQLPPRWCICAGERLVESPLRVDVLLHFMESYRPSSTGHLIKRVMPASGQHLFRKQAPLRREDVAQPGRELWILHPQGEELPAAPDVARLQVLLLDGTWTQATAMAQQVGAWGRRVRLPMQGESRYWLRTQSGEGRFSTIEALLFLMEALGLGEAHAALRAQFELHVYATLRARGFKEKAAAYLATSPIREAFPELLARLDERRPNLQAAPDSAGG
- a CDS encoding response regulator, translated to MTSTPPAPSQPTPGRPLRILYADDMKELRELITIVLGRDGHTVEAFPNGTLALEKLNSAAPDHYDLIITDHHMPEMNGLELVRHLRERTYPGKVMVFSSEISPLVQEKYRQLAVDRILPKPIFPAQLRTSLRDLFAAPATPSA